A region of uncultured Desulfobacter sp. DNA encodes the following proteins:
- the treS gene encoding maltose alpha-D-glucosyltransferase yields MEKPTLQTQNDPLWYKDAVIYQLHIKTFYDSNGDGIGDFKGLTEKLDYLHELGVTALWLLPFYPSPLRDDGYDIADFKAINPVYGTLADFKAFMRAACKRNMKVITELVINHTSDQHPWFQRARQSKPGSAGRNFYVWSDTPEKYTDARIIFQDFETSNWNWDPVAKAYYWHRFYSHQPDLNYDNPRVHEAIFKALDFWMDMGVDGLRLDAIPYLYQREGTNCENLPETHAFLKKLRQRMDEKYKGRMFLAEANQWPEDAVQYFGDGDECHMSFHFPLMPRLYMAVHMESRFPVTEILSSTPAIPLSCQWAIFLRNHDELTLEMVTDEERDYMYRAYARDSRMRLNLGIRRRLAPLMGNDRRRIELMYALLLCLPGTPILYYGDEIGMGDNIYLGDRNGVRTPMQWSPDRNAGFSRCNPQQLYLPVITDPEYHFEVLNVEAQKQNRHSLFWWIRRLLTLRSRIPAFSRGDMNFLTPENSKILAFIRQYENQSVLVVVNLSRFVQITELDLQAYEGMIPVEIFGNTPFPCITTPPYFLTLGPHGFYWFFLTPHPDADIDAAMDTDLPVFEVHTRWEEVIQGPQRERLEKYLRPYIMKCRWFGAKNSRITSVTVREHLPVGNNALTGFILMVDLGYADGTAETYILPVTYLPRADSETIMADHPWAPMALIKFQSGEEEGFLVDGLVHTGFCNVLLEMMHRRHHISGTEGRFCATPARAFKPLYETEKLPMETRVIGVEQSNTSIIYGHCFILKLFRRLQEGTNPDLEISRFLTARGFANLPGLAGCLEYTRSKEEPCTIGLLQAYVSNQGDAWEYTLGSLSGFFERVMEKQGTTEVFLPVKSLLALSQDPIPADIRAQIGFYLESARLLAQRTADMHTALAAGSQDVLFTPEPFSKLYQRSLFQSMTSMAGQILIQLEKHIKARKNPLPENISDAGEQILDRRQEIMDRFKALTRCKINAMRLRCHGDFHLGQVLYTGKDFVIIDFEGEPARPVSERRIKRSPLRDVAGLLRSFHYACHFALQAEEARGMFHPKSGGAMEAKAEEWRMWVSAQYLGEYLARSADKGFLPKTHEETGVLLNAYLMEKALYELGYEMNNRPDWITIPLKGIIQLLNET; encoded by the coding sequence ATGGAAAAGCCCACATTGCAGACGCAAAATGATCCGTTATGGTACAAAGATGCGGTTATTTATCAGCTTCATATCAAGACGTTTTATGACAGCAATGGTGATGGTATCGGGGATTTCAAAGGCCTTACCGAGAAACTGGACTATCTGCATGAGCTGGGCGTCACTGCCCTGTGGCTGCTGCCTTTTTACCCATCCCCCCTGAGGGATGATGGATATGACATCGCTGATTTCAAGGCCATCAACCCGGTATACGGCACCCTGGCTGATTTTAAAGCTTTTATGCGGGCGGCCTGCAAACGGAACATGAAAGTCATCACTGAGCTGGTGATCAACCACACCTCGGACCAGCATCCCTGGTTCCAGCGGGCCCGCCAGTCAAAACCAGGCAGTGCCGGGCGCAATTTTTATGTATGGAGCGACACCCCGGAAAAATACACGGATGCGCGCATTATTTTTCAGGATTTTGAGACCAGCAACTGGAACTGGGATCCAGTGGCCAAAGCCTATTATTGGCACCGGTTTTATTCCCACCAGCCCGATCTCAACTACGATAATCCCAGGGTCCATGAAGCGATCTTCAAGGCCCTGGATTTCTGGATGGACATGGGGGTGGACGGCCTGCGTCTGGACGCCATTCCCTATCTGTACCAGCGGGAGGGTACCAACTGCGAAAATCTTCCTGAAACCCATGCATTTCTCAAAAAGCTGCGCCAGCGCATGGACGAAAAATACAAAGGCCGGATGTTTCTGGCCGAAGCCAACCAGTGGCCTGAGGATGCGGTGCAATATTTTGGCGATGGGGATGAGTGTCATATGAGCTTTCATTTCCCCTTGATGCCCAGGCTCTACATGGCGGTGCATATGGAAAGCCGGTTTCCGGTCACCGAAATCCTCAGCAGTACGCCCGCTATCCCTTTATCCTGTCAATGGGCCATATTTTTGCGTAACCACGATGAACTGACCCTGGAAATGGTCACGGACGAGGAACGTGACTATATGTACCGGGCCTATGCCCGGGATTCTCGAATGCGCCTGAATCTGGGCATCCGCCGTCGCCTGGCCCCGCTCATGGGCAACGACCGCCGCCGGATTGAACTGATGTATGCACTGCTGCTCTGCCTGCCGGGCACCCCCATCCTGTATTACGGGGATGAGATCGGCATGGGGGATAATATCTATCTGGGTGACAGAAACGGGGTCCGCACCCCCATGCAGTGGAGTCCGGACCGCAATGCCGGTTTTTCCCGGTGTAATCCCCAACAGCTCTATCTGCCGGTGATCACCGATCCTGAATATCACTTTGAGGTGCTCAATGTGGAGGCCCAGAAACAAAACCGCCACTCCCTTTTCTGGTGGATACGGCGGCTGCTCACACTGCGCAGCCGCATCCCGGCCTTCAGCAGGGGGGATATGAATTTTTTGACGCCGGAAAATTCCAAAATCCTGGCCTTTATCCGGCAGTATGAAAACCAGTCTGTACTGGTGGTGGTCAATCTTTCGCGTTTTGTACAGATTACTGAACTGGATCTGCAGGCCTATGAAGGAATGATCCCGGTGGAAATTTTCGGCAACACCCCGTTCCCATGTATCACAACCCCCCCGTATTTTCTTACCCTCGGACCCCATGGCTTTTACTGGTTTTTTCTGACGCCCCACCCGGATGCGGATATTGATGCGGCCATGGATACCGACCTGCCGGTATTTGAGGTTCACACAAGATGGGAGGAAGTGATTCAGGGGCCTCAAAGGGAACGCCTTGAAAAATACCTGCGGCCATATATCATGAAATGCCGGTGGTTTGGCGCCAAGAACAGCCGCATCACCTCCGTTACCGTGCGTGAGCACCTGCCTGTCGGCAATAATGCTTTGACGGGTTTCATTCTCATGGTGGACCTGGGTTACGCTGACGGGACAGCAGAAACCTATATCCTGCCGGTCACCTATCTGCCCCGGGCAGACAGTGAAACGATCATGGCGGACCATCCCTGGGCGCCCATGGCACTCATAAAATTTCAGTCCGGTGAAGAAGAAGGATTTCTTGTGGACGGCCTGGTTCACACAGGTTTTTGCAATGTTCTTCTGGAAATGATGCACCGCCGCCATCACATCAGCGGCACAGAGGGACGGTTTTGCGCCACGCCTGCCAGGGCCTTCAAACCATTGTATGAAACTGAAAAATTACCCATGGAAACCAGGGTGATAGGCGTGGAGCAGAGCAATACATCCATCATTTACGGGCATTGTTTTATCCTTAAACTTTTCCGGCGCCTCCAGGAAGGGACCAATCCGGATCTGGAGATTTCCCGTTTTTTAACTGCCAGGGGGTTTGCCAATCTGCCCGGGCTTGCCGGCTGCCTGGAATATACCCGCAGCAAAGAGGAACCCTGTACAATAGGTCTTCTCCAGGCGTATGTGAGCAACCAGGGAGATGCCTGGGAATATACTCTGGGCAGTCTGTCCGGATTTTTTGAACGGGTTATGGAAAAGCAGGGTACCACTGAAGTTTTTCTGCCGGTAAAAAGCCTGCTGGCATTAAGCCAGGATCCCATTCCTGCAGATATCAGGGCCCAGATCGGGTTTTATCTGGAATCCGCGCGCCTGCTGGCACAGCGGACTGCTGACATGCATACGGCACTGGCAGCAGGGTCACAAGATGTTTTGTTCACGCCAGAACCATTTTCCAAACTCTACCAGCGTTCCCTTTTCCAGTCCATGACTTCCATGGCAGGGCAGATACTGATCCAGCTGGAAAAGCACATCAAAGCCCGGAAAAATCCATTGCCTGAAAATATTTCGGACGCCGGAGAACAGATACTGGACCGCAGACAGGAAATCATGGACCGTTTCAAGGCGCTGACAAGATGCAAAATTAACGCCATGCGCCTGAGATGTCACGGCGATTTTCACCTGGGTCAGGTTTTATACACGGGCAAGGATTTCGTTATTATCGATTTTGAAGGCGAACCGGCACGTCCCGTAAGTGAACGACGCATCAAACGGTCACCCCTTCGGGATGTGGCAGGACTTTTACGGTCATTCCACTATGCCTGTCATTTTGCCCTGCAGGCCGAGGAAGCCCGTGGGATGTTCCATCCAAAATCAGGTGGGGCCATGGAGGCCAAGGCAGAAGAATGGCGGATGTGGGTGAGTGCGCAATACCTGGGTGAATATCTGGCCAGAAGCGCCGATAAAGGCTTTCTGCCAAAAACCCATGAGGAGACAGGGGTGCTTTTGAATGCCTATCTGATGGAAAAAGCCTTATACGAACTTGGTTATGAAATGAACAACCGGCCTGACTGGATTACCATACCCCTTAAGGGAATTATACAGTTATTAAATGAAACCTAA